The genomic window ACGtgtgaaagaaataaaagtaaCAGAAATAGAGAGGGAAATTTAcgattcaccaaaaaaaaaaaaaaagagagggaaaTTTACGGAAGTTTCCTCGTCCATACTAGACACTAACCCTCATgttgtttattatatttttatataattcgtgtatttatttttatcacaaGCAACCCCTCGtattattgtaacaaaaaaaaaaaccctcgTATTATAAAACCAGCATAAATTCATGCATACTTAGACAAAAAACAAATCCCATTCTTCTACCAAAAAGCAGCAAAACAGGTGGATCTTAATCCTTCAAAATAACATGGAGGATCCTAATAATGGTCAATATGCTTCTCCTCCGGATGGGGGACAACTAAGAGCTGTGAAAAGCAATGGCATAACTAAGGGGGTGAACACATATCATACAAGAGTAAacaacatactcaaatattCCTCCGTTCAAACTACCACCTCCTCTCCTATCAATCTAGTAAGTATCTTTTTTGCGATGAATCTATCAATTCAGTATACTGTTGAGATAGATAATtttatatgttaaaaaattaataaatattatatgttATCGTATCAGAATTTATCTATCTCACCGGTGTATCAGTGTATATTCAAATAAGATATGTGCTGAAAAATTCTTTATTCTcaagttttattttctttacaaGATAAAGCTCTTACAGCTGAATTAGAAAGAGAAATAGAAGAAAGTTACCTTTTCGAACCTTAAggtaaaaaaattggtttggAGCGTCGTCCACTTAAATATTAGCAAGGTTTAGCGTCAATGTCGAGACGCCACTTAAATACTCGACGCTAGATAGTTGCGTCCAACAAACGCTATTTCGCGTCCATCCTATTAGACGCTAAGCTAATGCTagtaacatgtatatatatggcAAACGCCAGTAGCTTCGGTTGTTGGGTGACgctacaaatatatatatatattggtgtTATAAAACATCATCTATAGAGTCCGTTTGACACAGACGCTAATGTAGTGTCAGCTCTTGATGAATGCTATACGTTAGTTTTTGAATATATAGcgtcgtctttttatttttatttttataatacaaCACTTTAAATAATGGATTTTGTTCATGTTGTCCACCGGTTCTCACCATTCATTAtgaattcatcttttgttttaGGGTCCCTCATCGACTCAAGTTACCTACCACGAAACCACATATGATCCTTCTTCTGCGACAGCTATCATTTTAGAAAGTGAGAATCCTTCTTATGGAGCAGCTATCACTTTAGAAGTTGAGGGTCAAGACATTAATGTCGTAAAAGAGCCCCATACTACTTTTGGTACCGAAAAGTCACGAGGATTTGTTAACATTGTCGAAGATGGTGATGATGTTGCTTCCTCCTTTGATGTCATCCTCAAACTATTGGATCCCACACCATCATATGTGTTTGATGGGTCTTCTTCTTCGACGATTGAAACCACTCCCGACAATCATGGGGTTGTGAACCTTTTCagagaaataaaagaaatattctCCAATTCTACTAATGTGAGCTCCTTCGACCAGACCACCACTATTAGGGTGCACTATCTTGTAGAGAAACTTCGACCCCTTCGTCTTCAACTTCATGGGGCCAACCAAGAAGCTTTTATTGCATTTGAAAAATTCTTTACCTCTTTGGAGGCCAATACCACTCTACTTGCTGTGATACCTACCCATGACCATGTCACTACCTCCATGAATGAAATTCGACGGGAAGCTTTGGCGTCGAAAACAGCTGCAGAAACCTTGGTCGAGACAAGGGATCAAAAGAGGCATGACATTTCAAATAGGTCAAATAAGATAGACTTGCTTGAACATCAATTGGCTGAACTTAAGCAAGCACAAATTGATGATACAAATGAAATCAATCGGATATCCTCAAAACTAGCACAAGGGATGGAAGTCAGCAAGGCTGTTTTTACGAGAGTAGTGTCCGTTAAGGAAACTCTCGCGGCACTTTCCTTCAGCTATAATAGGGCCATCGCAGTTCATCAAGAGTTGGAGACTTTGCTCACAGAGGCGGTTCGCCATGCTTCTATATAGCCTTTATcaatttttgatattttttctttcaaattttcaaggaggaaacccacttgggttggtgcattggtattgacttgggacctaggagtgtgctcctcttgaggtctgaggttcgattctctctagtgctaatttgggtgggctaatttaacttctttaaaaaaaacttcCAAGGAGGATGCAAAAAGACCCCGATGTCTCTCTTTTTGGTGTGGTGCCCATGGGTTGTTAGCTTGTGGTTGGTTGCTCCGTTTGTACTGCTACTTCGGTGTTGCTTTGTTGTTCCTACTCGGGCTTTTATATTTGTAGATTTGCTTTCTTTATTGTTggttgtttctttttgttctcTTTTTTTAGTGTACTCTTTGTCTTTTGATCTTTGAAGctctttatttatatataatttatttgcctttcaagcaaaaaaaattagtatcttaatttttattctaTTGATTGATGAACAATGAAAATGACTTTTCACCGGCGCGTATTTATTATTTACTGTAGcaattacttaattttttttactacaacAATCTTAACTCATTTCATTTATCAACACAATTTCAATATAGAATGATATGTAATCAAATTTTTGACAACTAACAAAGAACAACATCGTTCTTGCTAGCAATGCGTAGATACTACGCCATATAAAACTTGGATTATATAACACCAAATTGACCTCCAAAAAACCACTCTTAAGTAACATTTAAGAGTGAAAATCCTTGCCATTATAGTATCATGGTTGGTTGCTAATTATCAATATTGCTTCCCTAACATAGCCAAGTCAAAATAATATAGATGTCAAAATCCTATGCCAGGACTGTGTTCCTTCCGTATTTAACTTGTCCAACTTCAACCAATTGACACCTCTTTCTTGTTCTCCTAATAATTACTTTTATCACATATTTATATAGGGTCGTCCAACAAAAATAGAGGCCTAAAACAGATATAATTGTGACTCTCTGaggttttataaaatataaaatttatgcAAAGttgtatgaaaaataaatagaaaatctAAATATATCTAAATTGAACTATTTTGtgtccaaaaagaaaaaaaactaaattaaactattttgagGCCTTTTTTCTTGCAATATATCGTTCTTCTTTTCTTGCAATATACCCCAATATAAAGGTTCGAATGCAACCGCAcccacaatttaaaacaatgATAGACACCAAAATGAATTTGTAGGATATCAATAGCTTATTTTTGGTGTAATCTTTAAATCATAAACCCGTTTGTTACTTTAGATGCTATTGCCATTTATTTCTTCTATGTAAACTAATGCCTCAGTTTGGGCTGAAAATGTAACCAAACTCTCACTAAAAAATCACAAATAGTAAATATATAGTGCATTGGTAAAAAATTGTAAGAAGCAAGAAAATACATGAAAACAAGCCTTTTGTATATAATTAAGACAGGATTAACATTAACATATATAGGTAATCAATAAGTTAAAGTCACAAGTGAATAATATTAGGTATCTACAATACTCCCTCTTAATTTATAtcataaatattataattaaatacttctaattataaatatatgttcaACACTCAACCtgaaattcaaaataaacaTTATAGACTAGACTGATTGATATATGGCAGCTTGATCCACAAAACACTTCATGCATGTCACTCTGCAAATCACAAtgcaacatatatatatgtcattaACTATATATATTGTAACATATATGGAAATTAACATATGCaatagaaaatatatataccataatgttttcaaatttcattttaaaaaaaattaaaaaaaaataccatatTGTTTTATGGCTGATTTGGGTCCCTAGACTTGTGATAGTCTTGAAGATTTGGCTGAGCAAGTGCAAGTTGAAGAATGCTACTTGTAGGTTGGTCCTCAAAGAATGCAAACTCATCCATTGcattttgttgttcttgtaCCGATTTTTTTCCTTCCACTCCAAGGTTGTGTAATTCCATCACTCTCATGTGCTGCTGAAACTAATTAATCCTCAAATTAACATTCTATCTAGTTAATTAATCGGTAAAATTAGTTTAATGTATATATCGTTTTTAAATTGTGGTTTGCAACTGTAATTGCAATGGTAGACTATAGTTTAAAATTTTTAGTGGCCTCTACAACGACATCGCTACTTCAATTTTAGTGGCATCGGCCACATTTGTATTATTTTACtgcaatatataaaattaagatTCCTTACCCAGTTGGACAGATTGATGTTTTCCTCTTCCAAAATTCTTTCCTGGATTATTCACAAGATATATAAATATGGATAATTTGTCAATTAATGAATAATCAATTATAAAAGTggattttttgttatttaaaaaagtGGAAATTGTGTGACTGAATAAAGAGAGATTAGTTTGGTATTAGTGTTAATTGTGTGACCTTGATTCGCAGATTCTGGATTTGCTGTTGGAAGAGCTCAATCTACATGCAAAATCATTTACAAGATAAAGAGAGCAATGAGTACTCTAATTTTCAATTACCCCTAATGATGAAATAATTAATCTAGTACATATATTGTTTTCCATAAAAAAGttaatcaaaataatttcatttttacacCTCTCCTCtgaatattacaaaaaaataattatgaaattttgaattaaaaagttaaaacaaaaggtaatttttttattattttgaaataaaaggaaaGACAAATCATTGTTTAGAAATTAATATTGAagatgaaatagaaaaattaatagctaaaatagaaaaattaattttaaccTGCCGATTTCGAACTTTTGCAAGAGAATTTTCTAATTCTTCTTCAAGTTTTATCAGATCATCAAACTTGAAATTTTTCATGTCAACTCCTAAATAGCGTTGAATTCCCAATTCAATACTAAGACTTTCTTGCCTCAACATTGCTATCTCATTCAGCATTTCTTCCTATAAATacaataaatcaataaatatatataagcaAGAAATGTACCcgaaaaaaaatatcaagaaaTTACATTAGGTATTCTAATTTatgtataaaattaataatagtacTATAAGaaggtttaattaatttttcacaattaacatttaaaaaaaaaattagtatgaGTGAGGCTCATACCCTGTGGTGATTAGTCAGATGATCATCCTGTTCCACCATAACTCGTTTACCACTAGATCTTTCATACTTTTCAATGATTTGCTCCATActgaaaggaaaacaaaaaaacactACTTGATTATTGAGTATGATCACatactatatagtatatatatgaaattatgaacaaataaatttatgaCATAAATTTGAACAAAGAATTGGTATAACATAGATATAGCTAggtttagtatttttatttaagaaaaatcTTTATAGGAAACtaagatgaaattttttattattaattatgtgATTGAAATAAGGAAAGATGAAAGTGAAATGTGATCACCATAGTTCATACCATCACATGGTGTctgaaaaaaagaattataacaTGAAATAATTGTAGTCTTGTGTCATCAGAATAATAAACTAACTGTCTAAGTCACACACTCAAGTTTGGTCAACATTAGTATTAGAATGAAAGTGACCAATAACTTATATGTCATATTCtcctaatttttaatataaaagaaattttattttttagataatataatttttttttatatattagtgaTCGGAGGAAGTATATAATCTATGAAAAAGGAGATTTTTTGAATTAGATGTATTTTAATATCAGACTTACATCGATATCTGACACTAATACATACacttatattaaattatattattttctattgtATATAGCATAGAAGAAAACACCAAATATCCTCTACATATGgctttataataatatataagtggATTTCAGtttaagaattatttttttattataagaaaaaatattatttatatttatacaaaTTACTAACTTCAAAGAAACACATTATCTACATTAGAtttgaagagagaaaagaaatttaattcaaaattcTAAAAAGTAAtcctaaaatatataataatttccCTTTGACATGTACATGATATACAGAACATCAAGTTCTCACTCAAACACACACAACAATGAGAAAGATAACATTAAGTTTTGAGgaaagaaattaaaagaaattaattattctaaattataaaaacaataaaaaataaaaatatatatctaaCAATCTACAATCAACTACAATGAGAAAGATCTAGATCAAGTGGGCTAAAATTAAGGATCGATTCAAGTATAAGGAACATTCTACCATATATTAACTTTGAAGAGAGaaaatcaatcaaacaaaattctaaaatttaaaCCACAAAATAACTTCCATAaacatgtactccctccgtcccaaattataagggaaaataaaaaaatcacacttattaagaaaaagtaaaacatgagaatttgaagtatgattttgtgggttttccttggaataagttgcataggaagatgtaaaaataatttttattggttgttgtttattgagaaaatgagagagagaagaaattaaatgcaatttgcatttaattttatgaaaataaggaaaaaacattcttgaaaatgattttttctcttataatttgggacaaaaaaaatggtattttttcccttataatttgggacggagggagtacatcatAACATCAATTTCTCTCTCATACATACATTCACACAAAATGAGAAAACTTTTGAGgtgaaaaaatcaattaatcagCCTAGAAGAAACACATTCTACTAGTTTAATATACATTAATTTCTCCTAGAGAAAAGTAATTAATCattttatcaaaacaaaaaaaaaagtaaataatcaAAATTCTTAAGACTAaccccaaaatataaaaataaaaatatatattttgaggaGAGAAAATCAATTAATCACCCTAGAAGAAACACATTCTGTATTTTAATATCTGCtagagaaaattaattaatcattttatcaaaaaaaaaaagtaaaatcaaaattcttaactaacccaaaaaatatatataaaaataaaaataaatatgagaaaaaCCATGCAGTATTAATTGAAGCTGGAGAATCACTTAAATTTACATTATGACACAAATGCAAGAGAGATCTAAgagaacaataaataaataaaattaaaatgaagaatATAGCCATATAAAAACATACCTATAGGGTTCAGAGCAGTATTGAAAGAGTTTTCCAGTActtgaaaaaatgataagccCAATTTTAGCTTCACATAACACTGAAAGTTCATGAGTTTTCTTGATGAGTCCACTTCTTCTTTTGGAAAATGTAACTTGTCTTGTTGTTGTGTTTTGAATCCTCTTTATCTCAATCTTTCCACGACCCATTTCACAAAACCCTAGCTaactacacttttttttttctctttaatctataattaatttaccacataaaaaacaacaaagaaaaaatgagttaagatcatacataaaattaaataaaacaccACATATTTTTTCTTGGtaagaaaaattaatatttcaagAATATTAATGTTGATGGATAAGAAGAAGGAAATGAATAATAAGAGAGGGAGAAGAAGTTTTTATTACCTCTTTGATTTGGAAAGAAGTGTGTGACACAATGTTATGAAATAATTTGAGATTAAATAGAGTATATGCAACTTTATGAATAAGGACGAAATTGCCAGATGTCTTTTTCTTGCTTTGAGAGGGACAAGTAAGGGTAGGATTGTCATTTTAAGTTATTGATAGGGTCAATATTCTAAATGCAGGTCCGAGGAAGATATGTGTGGGATCAAAGGAAATAAAAGCAAAGGGACCATATATATTGATTTTGCATGAAGTTGATGGGAAGGGGTATTAATGTAATTTTTCATCGTACTTTTTGTGTGTGAATCGGATATTTTTAAGCATAACTGcagaaattaattattaattaattagagtCTTGTGAGACGTAATGAGTTGCAAACtcttcttaaaataaatttaatagattaaaaattaaattcaaaaccttaattaaactaaaagaGATTAATTAGAAGAGATTGGTGTTATTTCATGTGATtgatattgaataatttttcatCGTATTTGATGGTCAAAAAAGTTTTTCAAAAGCTATGCTACCTAATATCTAAACTTTGCTAAAATAAGAAAAAGGTGAAAAAGATTAAACTTGCTACAAAGGGAATTTCTTTGACTCGTTTTTGATAAGACAGTGAATAAGAATCATATCACTGTGCCACTTCCAACATGCATGAGAGCAATGTGACATACTAAGGGAATTTTTCAAAGTACATATAGTTTGTATGGTTTATTTATGTATACATATTTTTGTTGTGTGTGCCATACATTGTTAATTAGTAGTAACTAGTAATTACAACCATTTCGTAAACAATAATTGTGTCCCTTAATTACGTGTTTTTTAATTACTCCAAAGAGTATTAAGTATATATAGGCATACAATAGTCTCTAATATGTATAGGCATACACTAGTCTCTAATGGCCAAAATGACGTGACGACAAAGCACTGCTCATCTAATTACGTAGGAACGTGACACCCAATATCTGACTAcatacatattcttttttcttttgcgCTATTTCTCCTTATAACGTATGTAGCTCTGCGTCAATATCAAACTTGATAACAAGAAACAATAAAACACCATATTATTTATCCAACATTTTTGAGTTTTCATCTATTCAAATCTTCCACAATTCTCATGACTTTCAATGAATTTAAGAAAGATTGATCTAACTTGCATTACAAGTCCGAGGAAGATGATGAGGTCATGGAAATGAAAGCAAAGGGACCATATATTGCTTGAAGTTGGTGGGAAGGGTACTAATGTAAATTTAATCACTTTTGCTAACATCTAAACTTtgctaaaagaagaaaaaaggtaAAAATATTAAAGTTGCTATAAAgggaattttttttactcatttttgAAAAGACAATGAATAAGAAAGAATCCCAGCCTGCGTATACCATCATCACATGTGCCAGCCAACAAGAGAGCAGTCATCCATACATTTTGAAGTTATGTGACATatattacataaaataaaataaatatatttatttagtgaacaataatgataaataaatttccttaaaaaaaagtaataaataaatttgttagtttattgatgaattttaaaattaattgagaTATCACTTAATAGAGCTaacaatttgaaattttcgTTTGTTTAAGCAGTTACAatgaaaaataatgaatttgaaTGAGAAAAGTACATCGATACATCGATACATCACATTAgtaaaaaacatataaatattACATTAACAACATAAATATTTGCATTATAACTATAGACCTCTAATTCTTGGCCTTTTATGCATatatgaaataacataaaatcacatagtaaaatttattagaCAAAAATTCCACACATTCTAAACAAAGAAAACAAGTTGTACTTTGGTTATGCAAGTAGTAGAACAGAGTAAATTAACAGATTATTAAACCCACATCAAAACAATATACCTAGAGAATACTAATCATACACACACCTAAACAAAAAGCCTACACTCAATGATATATAAAATGGGTGTTTGTCCAATGATCTTCTTGTCACATTAAAATAGAATACAATTCTAAGCCACCTTGGATTTTTCTCTTTGTTTGATAGTCTAATTGGAAGGTATAAAATTCTCAAGGCCACAAAAAATGTTAGCTTCGAAGAAAAAATAGTACTAATGCTtaaggaaaaacaaaatatgattaaaCATGTACATtagttagaaaaataaaaataaagtaaataaattagatatcaacttttactttttgtttCCAAATTCACCTTCACAATTCAGCAGTGTCCTTGCCTTGCCTTAATCagcatatttattttttactcaaacaATTATATTGGAGATGGAAACAATTGCACTCATTTGATCTTGGTAGACTTGAGAAATATTATTCGCCTAATTCATATTCGTTTGTCTTTGTACTCATTTGATCTTTCTTCTCGGTTGaatagataaatatattttagagaTGGCAAGTAAGTCCGAACTTGCAGGACCCACCCGACCCCGAGTCAATGTGCAAAAACCTGAGTTGAATgagttcgggtgacacccgataccACGAATTTTGGATAACTAAAACATGCATCCGAAACCCGAAACTACACTCGGTTAGATGTTAAATTACCTAATTACTCCTATGTACATATAACTTATAAGTGTaacttttatgaattttttggtacataacttCAATGTGTtgtatatgattttatttacaattttacggtTTTCTtgttgcaaaaaaataaatttgaatgttGGATCTTGTCATGAAAAGGGAAAAGACAAATGAATTCGGGTTGGGTTTGAACAGGTAATTAATTTTGCGTTTTTTGCTGCATGTTCGAAATTGGGTGGAAAAACCTAAACCCAACAGGTGTGGGTGTGagttttgttttctcaaatagACTTTGAGTTTGAGTTCAGGTGATGGTCTCGCGTGTGAGTTTGGAAAGTGTAAAAGCCGCACCCAACCCTACGTGTTGCCATCCCtaaattatatttatcaatttGTAACAAGTCAATCATATTTAGTCTATCCGTCAAATTATTTTAGGGGATGATTCAGGTGaaaatactttttttctttcttaaaccAAAGATATCATCTGTGCGcaattgcagagactaatcccctcgagataactgagatccatttaaggggttgacctctcccaacaaatgatTCTCCATACGCACTAATCGGAAATCGAACCTAAGATCAAATGATTAAATAACCCAAATATCTAGTACTTATCTCACACTATGTTGattcaagtaaaaaaaatactttattaTTGTAAGAAACCCGAAGACCatcaaattaaaatgaattaaaaatcaacGCATATGGTTTAGTTTGGGTCAAAAAACGCATTACACACAAACATTCTTCTTCCTCCTTTGAACGCTCGCATTTGCGATTCTAGTCAAATTTAATTGATTCTAAACATCATCATCTATTCATCTTTTCCGCTTATTGAATCAAACCAAACCCTAACCTCATACTTAAACGACGCCGTTTTATTCTTCTTCTCCATTCTTCTGTTGATTCGTATTCGCACAACTCGTAACAATGAAGGAAAAACTATCATTTTCTCTCCCTACATCAAAATCTTCATCCAAATCCAACAATTCCGTTAAACCCTCTCAAACCTTCGATCAAGATTCTTCcacaaatcaacaacaaaaacaattaaTCACTGAATTCGATCCATCAAAatcccaaaccctaaacccaaatcCCAAAACC from Trifolium pratense cultivar HEN17-A07 linkage group LG1, ARS_RC_1.1, whole genome shotgun sequence includes these protein-coding regions:
- the LOC123883367 gene encoding uncharacterized protein LOC123883367 → MEDPNNGQYASPPDGGQLRAVKSNGITKGVNTYHTRVNNILKYSSVQTTTSSPINLGPSSTQVTYHETTYDPSSATAIILESENPSYGAAITLEVEGQDINVVKEPHTTFGTEKSRGFVNIVEDGDDVASSFDVILKLLDPTPSYVFDGSSSSTIETTPDNHGVVNLFREIKEIFSNSTNVSSFDQTTTIRVHYLVEKLRPLRLQLHGANQEAFIAFEKFFTSLEANTTLLAVIPTHDHVTTSMNEIRREALASKTAAETLVETRDQKRHDISNRSNKIDLLEHQLAELKQAQIDDTNEINRISSKLAQGMEVSKAVFTRVVSVKETLAALSFSYNRAIAVHQELETLLTEAVRHASI
- the LOC123892508 gene encoding MADS-box protein FBP24 is translated as MGRGKIEIKRIQNTTTRQVTFSKRRSGLIKKTHELSVLCEAKIGLIIFSSTGKLFQYCSEPYSMEQIIEKYERSSGKRVMVEQDDHLTNHHREEMLNEIAMLRQESLSIELGIQRYLGVDMKNFKFDDLIKLEEELENSLAKVRNRQIELFQQQIQNLRIKERILEEENINLSNWFQQHMRVMELHNLGVEGKKSVQEQQNAMDEFAFFEDQPTSSILQLALAQPNLQDYHKSRDPNQP